A window of the Bdellovibrio svalbardensis genome harbors these coding sequences:
- a CDS encoding CbbQ/NirQ/NorQ/GpvN family protein: MLKPQIKYPYYEAVGDEELVLQCAYRNCLPLMLKGPTGCGKSRFVEAMAARLGRPLISVACNEDTSATDLLGRYLIQGGDTVWQDGPVTRALREGAILYLDEISEAREDVIVVLHPLTDHRRTITLDKRNEEIKASPEFMLIVSFNPGYQKGLKELKPSTRQRFVAIHFDYPKAELETEIVSKEAQCSLEIAKKLVKFGHKIRNLKELGLTETASTRLLVDAGKLMRDGLEARLACDVAIIQPLTDDGDVMIALRDVAAMIF; encoded by the coding sequence ATGCTAAAGCCACAAATTAAATATCCTTACTATGAAGCTGTTGGCGACGAAGAGTTAGTGCTTCAATGTGCTTATCGAAATTGTCTTCCTTTGATGCTCAAGGGGCCAACAGGTTGTGGAAAGTCGAGATTTGTTGAGGCCATGGCGGCAAGATTGGGCCGCCCACTTATTTCTGTTGCTTGCAATGAAGACACGTCGGCAACGGATTTACTTGGGCGGTATCTCATTCAAGGGGGGGATACGGTTTGGCAGGATGGCCCAGTGACACGCGCTTTGCGTGAGGGCGCGATACTTTATTTAGATGAAATTTCAGAGGCTCGGGAAGACGTCATCGTGGTCTTGCATCCTCTCACGGATCATCGGCGTACAATCACTTTGGATAAGCGCAACGAAGAAATTAAAGCCTCTCCGGAATTTATGTTGATCGTGAGTTTCAATCCCGGATATCAAAAAGGACTGAAGGAATTAAAGCCTTCGACGCGGCAAAGATTTGTCGCCATACACTTTGACTATCCCAAGGCAGAGCTTGAAACCGAGATTGTCAGCAAGGAAGCGCAGTGCTCTCTTGAGATCGCAAAAAAACTAGTGAAGTTCGGTCATAAAATTCGCAACCTCAAAGAGTTGGGATTGACTGAAACCGCATCCACTCGGCTTCTGGTTGATGCTGGTAAACTTATGAGGGACGGCCTGGAGGCGCGCTTGGCATGTGATGTGGCCATCATACAACCTCTTACAGATGATGGAGATGTCATGATAGCCCTGCGGGACGTGGCTGCCATGATATTTTAA
- a CDS encoding cbb3-type cytochrome c oxidase subunit I: protein MKFKTQKIAYYFFAVCMLLLTLQIVYGFIMGFAHMGYDNLHSIIPFHTARATHTNLLVMWLLAGFMGSAYYIIPEESGRDLIFPKLALVQLGAFVAVGVTAIIGFHFNWWEGRKFLEIPRPLDYLVVVDVLLFIFLIGGTIWKGKRYSTTSMVLFFGLLSAALLYLPGMIPTTNQTMDSYWRWWVVHLWVEGVWELIMGAILSFLLIKLTGVDREIIEKWLYVIVGFTFLSGILGTGHHYYFIGTPRYWLMIGGIFGALEPLAFLGMAMYAIAMAKKGGRQHPNKLALTWTIGCAVMSFVGAGFLGFAHTLPQVNIYTHGTLVTAMHGHLAFWGAYAMLIFAMIAYALPNLTGRKLFDSGWSVFAFWASNIGMVAMTLAFGVAGIAQVYLERRMGMDFLLVQKEIQVHFLGLVLAAALFSLGIFAFIWIFIKYGPPKGKIEHAKATN, encoded by the coding sequence ATGAAATTTAAAACACAAAAAATTGCATATTATTTTTTCGCCGTGTGTATGTTGCTGCTAACGCTGCAGATTGTTTATGGCTTCATCATGGGATTCGCCCACATGGGGTATGACAATCTTCACAGTATCATACCCTTCCATACCGCTCGGGCGACGCACACCAATCTTTTGGTGATGTGGCTCTTGGCGGGGTTCATGGGGTCTGCATACTACATTATTCCCGAAGAATCCGGCCGTGATCTTATTTTTCCTAAATTGGCGTTGGTGCAGCTCGGGGCTTTTGTTGCTGTGGGAGTTACGGCAATTATCGGGTTTCATTTTAACTGGTGGGAAGGTCGTAAGTTCTTGGAGATTCCACGTCCCTTGGACTATTTGGTGGTCGTCGACGTCTTGCTGTTCATTTTCCTGATCGGTGGAACTATTTGGAAGGGCAAAAGATATAGCACCACGAGCATGGTGCTCTTTTTCGGTTTGTTAAGTGCCGCTCTTCTTTATCTTCCGGGCATGATTCCTACGACAAATCAAACCATGGATTCCTACTGGAGATGGTGGGTTGTGCATCTGTGGGTTGAGGGGGTTTGGGAGTTGATCATGGGCGCGATTCTTAGCTTCTTGTTGATTAAATTGACGGGGGTCGATCGCGAGATCATTGAAAAATGGCTCTATGTCATCGTGGGTTTCACGTTCTTGTCGGGAATTCTTGGGACGGGCCATCACTACTATTTCATCGGGACTCCTCGTTATTGGCTGATGATTGGTGGAATCTTTGGTGCTCTAGAGCCCCTCGCTTTCCTTGGCATGGCGATGTATGCGATTGCGATGGCTAAAAAAGGCGGACGACAACATCCCAATAAACTGGCTCTGACTTGGACCATCGGCTGCGCTGTGATGTCCTTTGTAGGGGCGGGATTTCTTGGATTCGCGCACACTCTGCCACAGGTGAATATCTACACTCATGGAACCTTGGTCACTGCGATGCATGGACATTTAGCGTTCTGGGGTGCTTATGCGATGTTGATCTTTGCGATGATTGCCTACGCACTTCCGAATTTGACGGGCCGAAAGCTCTTTGACAGTGGCTGGAGCGTCTTTGCCTTTTGGGCTTCGAATATTGGTATGGTGGCGATGACCTTGGCGTTTGGTGTGGCGGGGATTGCACAAGTTTATTTAGAGCGGCGTATGGGAATGGATTTTCTTTTGGTGCAAAAGGAAATTCAGGTCCACTTTTTAGGATTGGTACTTGCGGCGGCCTTATTCAGTCTCGGAATCTTCGCGTTTATTTGGATATTTATTAAGTATGGACCTCCCAAAGGAAAAATAGAACATGCTAAAGCCACAAATTAA
- a CDS encoding methyl-accepting chemotaxis protein, which yields MLKTLNLKRKILLLMFIPFFLSGVVGGKLAREALHDVDEASQLIRHSSAFVAFSHLTHNMQKERARSSLFLGKNLSLEELNQVRKETDILLDQADKELIQTRLDSKSLEAWKPLKSNLENLRRSINDSVIDAPQSSEQYSRSIASILKVQVGLSRTVTFRGFENHILALAIFNTAKESAGQLRAQVISILTEDKALTAQQIGRLNALRVGMLVNLNSPAMDVSPQGMAEIESFVNSESWKKVLHVVDGVNEKSGAGHYGFDPKEFYTAITSSLDLMNDLIDRESARSSAALQTEAKAITSTIYLSLGLAALILLATVGLVLKTVHSLVKSIDGAMQTLHEIALEVATASDLLANSSQQVSEGTTETAASLEETVASVEELTSIARETAKRAELAASLSSDGALKAEEGESHTDNLVKSMSEITGDSKKIQEIIAVIDDLAFQTNLLALNAAVEAARAGEQGKGFAVVADAVRSLAQKSASAAKDISSLISTSVAGIERGTNIVEVSGTSLRELAQGIRKINTLNVEINSVSQEQATGFSQIAEAMNQLDSATQGNAAAAEEVSALSSKMSGHGRSLLVVVNGLNLIVNGQNKNIH from the coding sequence ATGCTTAAGACACTCAATTTAAAAAGAAAGATACTTCTTCTCATGTTTATCCCCTTTTTCCTTAGCGGAGTGGTGGGGGGTAAATTGGCCCGGGAAGCACTTCACGATGTGGATGAAGCCAGCCAGCTTATTCGGCATAGTTCTGCGTTCGTAGCCTTTTCTCATTTAACTCATAATATGCAGAAGGAAAGAGCCCGAAGTAGTCTTTTCTTAGGGAAGAATTTATCCTTGGAGGAACTCAATCAAGTTCGCAAAGAGACAGATATACTTCTTGATCAAGCTGATAAAGAGTTGATTCAAACGCGTCTGGATAGCAAAAGCCTGGAGGCTTGGAAACCACTAAAATCGAACCTGGAAAATTTAAGAAGGAGCATTAACGACAGTGTCATTGATGCCCCTCAGTCGTCTGAACAGTATAGCAGATCCATTGCATCAATATTGAAAGTTCAGGTGGGACTTTCTCGTACTGTCACTTTTCGAGGATTTGAAAATCATATTTTGGCTCTGGCAATTTTCAACACAGCTAAAGAGTCGGCCGGGCAGCTGCGTGCGCAAGTCATTAGTATTCTGACCGAGGACAAAGCTCTAACCGCTCAGCAAATCGGTCGTTTGAATGCATTGAGAGTCGGTATGCTGGTCAATCTGAACTCACCGGCTATGGATGTATCACCACAAGGCATGGCCGAAATTGAGTCTTTTGTGAACTCTGAGAGCTGGAAAAAGGTTCTTCATGTCGTTGATGGTGTGAATGAAAAGTCAGGTGCAGGACACTATGGTTTTGATCCGAAGGAGTTTTATACAGCTATTACTTCCTCTTTGGATTTGATGAACGATTTGATTGATCGGGAAAGCGCAAGATCTTCTGCTGCCTTGCAAACGGAGGCAAAGGCGATTACGTCAACGATCTACCTTTCGCTGGGGCTCGCGGCTTTGATTCTTTTGGCGACGGTAGGACTTGTTTTAAAAACTGTTCATTCTTTGGTGAAAAGCATCGACGGCGCGATGCAGACTCTTCATGAAATTGCCCTCGAGGTTGCCACCGCGAGTGATCTTTTAGCGAACTCCAGCCAGCAAGTTTCTGAAGGAACCACGGAAACTGCAGCCTCCTTGGAAGAGACTGTGGCTTCGGTCGAAGAATTAACCAGTATTGCCCGGGAAACAGCAAAAAGAGCTGAACTGGCAGCTTCATTGTCAAGTGATGGAGCCTTGAAGGCTGAAGAGGGCGAATCTCATACAGACAATTTGGTCAAATCCATGAGCGAAATCACCGGGGATTCTAAGAAAATTCAGGAAATTATTGCTGTCATTGATGATCTGGCATTCCAAACAAATTTGCTGGCATTGAATGCGGCCGTAGAGGCCGCTAGGGCTGGTGAGCAGGGCAAAGGCTTTGCCGTTGTGGCGGATGCGGTTCGTTCTTTGGCGCAAAAAAGTGCATCGGCGGCCAAAGACATCAGTTCGCTGATTTCAACCAGTGTCGCAGGAATTGAGCGCGGGACCAACATCGTTGAAGTCAGTGGGACCTCGTTGCGAGAGCTGGCACAAGGGATCCGTAAAATAAACACCTTAAACGTGGAAATTAACAGCGTCAGTCAAGAGCAGGCAACGGGATTTTCTCAGATTGCGGAAGCCATGAATCAACTTGATTCTGCGACTCAGGGAAACGCCGCCGCCGCGGAAGAAGTCTCAGCCTTAAGTAGCAAGATGTCAGGTCATGGGCGCAGTCTGTTGGTGGTGGTGAACGGTCTGAATCTCATCGTTAACGGTCAAAATAAGAATATCCACTGA
- a CDS encoding pyridoxal phosphate-dependent aminotransferase, which produces MVQLSKRAQNLKTSPTLFLVAKAKELAAQGHDVISLTVGEPDWPTFDIPSKAGIEAIEKGITKYTPANGTVELRQAIGVKIKNELGQAYSTKEITVASGAKYIVFAALQMICSPGDEVIIATPYWVSYPTMVELADGVPHIVECGEDENFKITPEKLEKAINARTKGFLFCSPSNPTGLLYSAEELKALADVLRRHPQVVVISDDMYNRLVFDGTTVAPHILQVAPDLRDRTVVVNGGSKAYSMTGWRIGWAAGPEKLITAMADYQSQSTGSPSSISQHAAVAALKNCEPDIAEVVKKLIARKDSGLAEFASIPQFKVANPEGAFYYWVDIKACLGKNFGDRHIRTSKDFCDILLEKFFVATVPGVECGSEGFMRLSFAVSEETMKRAITRMKDFISQLS; this is translated from the coding sequence TTGGTTCAACTATCGAAAAGAGCGCAAAATCTGAAAACGTCTCCGACCCTTTTCCTGGTGGCAAAAGCCAAGGAACTTGCGGCCCAGGGACATGATGTGATTTCTTTGACGGTAGGAGAGCCAGATTGGCCGACTTTTGATATTCCTTCGAAAGCGGGAATTGAAGCTATTGAAAAAGGTATTACGAAATACACTCCGGCCAATGGAACCGTCGAACTTCGTCAGGCTATTGGTGTAAAGATTAAGAATGAATTGGGCCAGGCCTATTCGACAAAAGAAATCACCGTGGCCTCCGGTGCAAAGTATATCGTTTTCGCAGCCTTGCAGATGATTTGCTCTCCTGGCGATGAGGTGATCATTGCGACACCTTATTGGGTCAGCTACCCCACAATGGTAGAACTGGCGGATGGCGTTCCTCATATTGTTGAATGCGGCGAAGATGAAAACTTTAAGATCACTCCTGAAAAACTAGAAAAAGCCATTAACGCCAGAACCAAAGGCTTCTTGTTTTGTTCGCCCAGCAATCCGACGGGCTTGTTATATTCTGCGGAAGAGCTGAAGGCACTTGCAGATGTTTTAAGAAGACATCCTCAGGTGGTTGTGATCTCCGATGATATGTACAACCGCTTGGTGTTCGATGGAACAACTGTAGCTCCGCATATTTTGCAAGTGGCACCGGATCTGCGTGATCGCACGGTTGTTGTGAATGGTGGTTCGAAGGCTTACTCTATGACCGGTTGGAGAATCGGTTGGGCGGCGGGCCCTGAAAAGCTCATCACCGCAATGGCCGACTATCAAAGCCAATCGACGGGATCGCCTTCAAGTATCTCACAGCACGCCGCTGTGGCTGCTCTTAAAAACTGTGAACCAGATATTGCGGAAGTGGTAAAAAAATTGATCGCAAGAAAAGACTCGGGCTTGGCAGAGTTTGCAAGCATTCCACAATTCAAAGTCGCCAACCCGGAAGGTGCTTTTTACTATTGGGTGGATATCAAAGCCTGCTTGGGAAAAAACTTTGGTGATCGCCATATTCGCACCTCCAAAGACTTCTGTGATATTTTACTCGAGAAGTTCTTTGTAGCGACCGTTCCTGGAGTCGAGTGCGGTTCTGAGGGATTCATGCGCTTGAGTTTTGCGGTTTCGGAAGAGACCATGAAGCGTGCGATCACTCGTATGAAAGATTTCATTTCTCAGCTATCATAA
- a CDS encoding DUF2802 domain-containing protein gives MSFWFLLQLLVNVILLAGIVGMWVRLNRPPKDDPRLSKGLQLLQSKIAVLEDLSDRTETQVNQLTALLEQKVKDIQAKIQSSEKQLSKIDMSMQKSLEVAKIFQDRIPHSEIVERKNTIKYVKAARLAHQGLSVDEIAEQVTDLSRGEIEFIAKINRDQLQFCEESLPEWAQNGQEDEETSGASDLSDVDNMSFMAPLQRENKQDISSVFEVPKNESASLKKLGEAFKAACMEVKEQEEKPASPTIFGVTQDMAQNFLGEKTQTTAKSPQKQHIPTKNIGEPVIRPVEFRRIDLSRDLG, from the coding sequence GTGAGTTTTTGGTTTCTACTTCAACTGCTGGTGAACGTAATTCTTTTGGCGGGAATTGTGGGAATGTGGGTGCGCCTCAATCGTCCTCCTAAAGATGATCCACGTTTAAGCAAAGGTTTGCAGCTTTTGCAAAGTAAGATCGCCGTTTTAGAAGATCTTTCGGATCGCACTGAAACCCAAGTGAATCAACTAACAGCTTTGCTTGAACAAAAAGTGAAAGACATTCAAGCCAAGATTCAATCTTCAGAAAAGCAATTGTCAAAAATCGACATGAGCATGCAGAAGAGTCTGGAAGTCGCAAAAATCTTCCAGGATCGCATTCCGCACAGTGAAATTGTGGAGCGTAAAAATACCATAAAGTATGTCAAAGCTGCGCGCTTGGCGCATCAAGGTCTGAGCGTTGATGAGATTGCAGAGCAAGTGACGGATCTGTCTCGCGGTGAAATTGAATTCATCGCCAAGATCAATCGCGATCAGTTGCAGTTCTGCGAAGAGAGCCTGCCGGAATGGGCACAAAATGGACAAGAGGATGAAGAGACCTCGGGTGCTTCGGATTTGAGTGATGTGGATAACATGTCTTTCATGGCTCCTTTGCAAAGGGAAAACAAACAAGATATCAGTTCAGTGTTTGAAGTTCCTAAAAACGAGAGCGCATCATTGAAGAAGCTGGGAGAGGCCTTTAAGGCGGCCTGTATGGAAGTGAAAGAGCAGGAGGAAAAACCTGCGTCGCCGACTATATTTGGCGTGACCCAAGATATGGCGCAAAACTTCTTAGGTGAGAAAACACAAACCACAGCCAAGTCACCTCAGAAGCAACATATTCCAACTAAAAATATCGGTGAGCCCGTGATTCGCCCGGTGGAATTTCGTCGCATCGATCTTTCCAGAGATCTTGGATAA
- a CDS encoding c-type cytochrome, translating to MLSKSAAKKFFLIGTVVCSGCFVLLTVDTVQKVPQQSHAENITPEVIHGKDLWDHNNCMGCHTIMGEGAYYAPELTKVYERRGPIFIKSMLKDPQAMFPGQRNMQKYNFTETEIDSLVAFLKWIGEVDLNGFPKKPDLVPAAPTANTAQLSELPLPTKPAVFDQVCVACHALQGKGGAVGPVLDGVGNRRNHDFLVSWLKDPLAVKADSKMPKLPLTDEQVQELANFLSQLK from the coding sequence ATGTTATCAAAGTCAGCCGCGAAGAAGTTCTTTCTTATTGGTACGGTTGTTTGTTCAGGTTGTTTCGTCTTGTTGACTGTAGATACTGTCCAAAAGGTGCCGCAGCAAAGTCATGCTGAAAATATCACTCCCGAAGTCATTCACGGAAAGGATCTGTGGGATCATAACAACTGTATGGGGTGTCACACTATTATGGGCGAGGGAGCTTATTATGCTCCGGAGTTAACTAAGGTCTATGAACGTCGAGGGCCGATTTTCATTAAGTCCATGTTAAAGGATCCTCAAGCCATGTTCCCGGGGCAAAGGAACATGCAAAAGTATAATTTCACAGAAACCGAGATTGATTCCTTGGTCGCATTTTTAAAGTGGATCGGAGAAGTAGACCTTAATGGCTTCCCTAAAAAACCGGATCTAGTTCCTGCGGCGCCGACAGCAAACACCGCACAGCTTTCAGAACTGCCACTGCCAACGAAACCCGCTGTTTTCGATCAAGTATGCGTGGCTTGCCATGCTCTTCAGGGGAAAGGTGGAGCCGTCGGCCCCGTACTGGATGGTGTGGGAAATCGTCGTAATCATGATTTCTTAGTGTCCTGGCTAAAAGATCCGCTGGCAGTCAAGGCAGATTCAAAAATGCCGAAGCTGCCCCTCACAGATGAACAGGTTCAAGAGTTAGCAAATTTCCTTTCACAGTTGAAGTAA
- a CDS encoding Ig-like domain-containing protein, translating to MKKIGKLVSSSHWVLVSIFFVATVCHSQHSEQLLNQKDNAVLTLALGGGTDGGTNGGTPGVLASALGDQRTLVIMANFQEDSTSQPITADQARSLIFGQVSGFFYEASYQQTKLVGDVYGWYTLPLSNAVCDLSAAGKAADQIAISKGVNLSSYTRIVYLFTKTPCNVSGMGTVGDVPSRAYINGSGAFTADNISHEMGHNFGLYHSHALDCGGVTIGTSCSSIEYGDSYDTMGNPDFGHFSAFQKERLGWLNYNVSPAIISATANGSYSVSVFETMSSGAKALKIPRGINPLTGNQTWFYVEYRQAVGYDSFLSKRSYRLYRQEVTNGVVIRLGEDNSPNSSQLLHMHMDSPFYATYGYADWFDPALPIGKSFTDPVSGLTITADKADGLLATVSVKFGSASGNDPVPKPNQAPVANADNVLIQKIAPVVISVLANDFDPDAEVISVSSFTQGAKGKVILNADGTLTYSPAKGFKGSDSFSYTITDGRLTATATVTISLQSSPSGGGRK from the coding sequence GTGAAGAAAATTGGAAAACTTGTAAGCAGTAGTCACTGGGTTTTAGTATCTATATTTTTTGTTGCAACGGTCTGTCACTCGCAACACTCGGAGCAGTTGCTCAACCAGAAGGATAATGCAGTTCTGACTCTGGCTTTAGGTGGGGGAACTGATGGCGGTACCAACGGTGGGACTCCCGGGGTTTTAGCGTCCGCTCTTGGAGATCAGCGCACTCTCGTCATCATGGCAAATTTCCAGGAAGATTCCACCTCGCAGCCCATTACCGCAGATCAGGCACGCAGTTTGATCTTTGGCCAAGTCAGCGGGTTTTTCTATGAGGCGTCTTATCAGCAAACTAAATTGGTTGGAGATGTTTACGGTTGGTATACCCTGCCTCTTTCAAATGCCGTGTGCGATCTTTCTGCCGCAGGCAAGGCGGCTGATCAAATCGCGATTTCCAAGGGAGTTAATCTTTCCTCTTACACGAGGATTGTCTATTTGTTTACGAAAACTCCGTGCAATGTCAGCGGCATGGGCACGGTCGGGGATGTTCCTTCCCGAGCTTATATCAATGGCAGTGGGGCGTTCACGGCCGACAATATTTCTCATGAGATGGGTCATAACTTTGGACTCTATCACTCACATGCTTTGGATTGTGGCGGCGTCACCATCGGAACTTCTTGTTCCTCTATCGAGTACGGCGATAGCTACGACACTATGGGCAACCCAGACTTCGGTCATTTTTCCGCCTTTCAAAAGGAAAGACTTGGCTGGTTGAATTATAATGTCTCGCCTGCGATCATCAGTGCGACAGCCAATGGTAGTTATTCAGTGTCTGTTTTTGAGACCATGAGTAGTGGAGCCAAAGCTTTGAAGATTCCACGAGGTATCAATCCTCTGACGGGCAATCAGACGTGGTTTTATGTGGAATACCGTCAAGCAGTCGGGTACGACAGCTTCTTAAGTAAACGATCTTATCGCCTTTACCGCCAAGAGGTCACGAATGGAGTCGTGATTCGCTTAGGGGAAGACAATTCACCTAACAGCAGTCAGCTTTTACATATGCATATGGATTCACCTTTTTATGCCACATATGGTTATGCGGATTGGTTTGATCCCGCTCTTCCTATTGGAAAAAGTTTCACCGATCCAGTTTCAGGTCTGACAATCACTGCTGACAAGGCAGACGGTCTTCTTGCCACGGTCAGTGTAAAGTTCGGGTCTGCGTCTGGTAACGATCCAGTGCCGAAACCGAATCAAGCACCGGTCGCGAATGCTGATAATGTATTGATCCAAAAAATAGCACCCGTGGTGATCTCGGTTTTAGCAAATGACTTTGACCCAGATGCTGAGGTCATTAGTGTGAGCAGCTTTACTCAGGGAGCTAAAGGAAAGGTTATTTTGAATGCGGATGGTACTTTGACCTACAGTCCGGCCAAGGGGTTTAAAGGCAGCGATAGTTTTAGTTATACGATCACGGATGGACGTCTCACTGCGACGGCCACTGTGACCATCAGTTTGCAAAGCAGCCCGTCAGGTGGTGGGCGTAAGTGA
- a CDS encoding nitric oxide reductase activation protein NorD encodes MSFDEALFAFGHRLFKKFTAEPKPVYYDQRAELSELESRLQFIAKSLCGKSIQILEAETMGGFSGEHFYYPKSLCLFNSKSMNESIYIQRTLFNSSAKHLGFSLPVAGLSKIEREVYTCLALYQIYQYIHHEFSSAAQVLEVLGKQIRTELQILLKQDRNTQNGLIAEWIDQILSGNVSSPWQNILNCDHKSQVDFWSFAEAVYKTHVAPLPVGRALPEQAFVLWGVLMAPGTLQNSIENGEDPLSAEALANGTEIQGKNREEVVTVQLAKAGDESNPVMHTFEKVETLEEYQGGMRTQDGDDHLADHAEALEELKLREVVRSQERTNSIYKADIRINAGIPDMLSRNLSDSDSSQVFLYPEWDFKTKSYRKDWCRIEAWNRKSEVPPFQLQDSYAKEKRDMQKLFEQVRHQPLWKKRQKDGTELDLDSLVVRHADLKSGNSSEDRFYMRKQKGLKEWQCLLLIDSSLSTDSWVANERVLDVIKNSVCLIADALIQEERCVSVAAFHSNTRHHCVYDEMKSFQHSWHHLKQHLNDLEPEGYTRIGPALRHGVELLQESSARHKIIILLSDGKASDYDQYEGRYGMEDIKQALREAQQQKVQVKCLAIDEKAKFYLPQMFGAANIQILPNPHKLPEALTSLLLPLL; translated from the coding sequence ATGAGCTTTGATGAGGCGCTTTTTGCCTTTGGCCATCGCCTTTTTAAAAAATTCACCGCAGAGCCAAAGCCGGTTTATTATGATCAGCGTGCGGAACTGAGTGAACTCGAGTCTCGACTGCAATTTATTGCGAAATCTCTGTGTGGAAAATCAATTCAAATTCTTGAAGCTGAAACCATGGGAGGATTTTCGGGGGAGCATTTTTACTATCCGAAATCTTTGTGCCTCTTTAATTCCAAATCGATGAACGAGTCGATTTATATTCAAAGGACTTTATTTAACAGCTCAGCCAAACATTTGGGATTTTCCTTGCCAGTGGCGGGGCTTTCGAAGATCGAGAGGGAAGTCTATACCTGTCTCGCTCTTTATCAGATCTATCAGTATATTCACCACGAATTTTCAAGTGCGGCCCAGGTTTTGGAAGTCCTTGGAAAGCAGATAAGAACAGAATTGCAGATTTTACTGAAGCAAGACCGGAACACACAGAATGGCTTGATCGCCGAGTGGATAGATCAGATCTTGAGTGGCAACGTCAGCAGCCCATGGCAAAATATTCTTAATTGCGATCACAAGAGTCAGGTAGATTTTTGGAGCTTTGCTGAAGCCGTTTATAAAACCCATGTGGCGCCCCTGCCTGTGGGCCGGGCTCTTCCGGAGCAGGCCTTCGTGTTATGGGGCGTTTTGATGGCTCCGGGGACTTTGCAAAATTCAATCGAAAATGGCGAAGACCCATTGAGTGCCGAGGCGTTGGCAAATGGAACCGAGATTCAAGGGAAAAATCGCGAAGAAGTTGTGACCGTTCAATTGGCTAAAGCCGGGGATGAGAGCAATCCCGTTATGCACACCTTTGAGAAGGTTGAAACCTTAGAGGAATATCAAGGAGGAATGCGGACTCAGGATGGCGACGATCATCTGGCTGATCATGCAGAGGCTTTGGAAGAGCTGAAACTGCGGGAAGTGGTGCGAAGTCAGGAACGAACAAATTCCATCTATAAAGCTGACATTCGCATCAATGCGGGTATACCCGATATGCTCAGTCGGAACTTGTCAGATTCAGATTCTTCCCAGGTGTTTCTGTATCCGGAATGGGATTTCAAAACCAAGTCCTATAGAAAGGACTGGTGTCGTATTGAGGCTTGGAACAGAAAAAGTGAAGTTCCGCCATTTCAATTGCAAGATAGCTACGCCAAAGAAAAACGTGACATGCAGAAGCTCTTTGAACAGGTTCGTCATCAGCCTCTTTGGAAGAAACGGCAAAAAGACGGCACCGAGTTGGATTTGGATTCTTTGGTGGTTCGGCATGCCGATTTGAAAAGTGGAAATTCTTCGGAAGATCGCTTTTATATGCGCAAACAAAAGGGCCTGAAAGAGTGGCAGTGCCTTCTTTTGATCGATAGCAGTCTTTCCACCGATTCCTGGGTTGCCAATGAACGAGTTTTGGATGTTATTAAAAACAGCGTATGTCTGATTGCGGACGCACTTATTCAGGAAGAAAGATGTGTGAGTGTCGCGGCCTTTCACAGCAACACCCGTCATCATTGCGTCTATGATGAAATGAAGAGCTTTCAACATTCTTGGCATCATTTGAAGCAACATCTTAATGACTTGGAGCCAGAAGGTTACACGCGGATTGGGCCAGCACTTCGCCACGGTGTGGAGCTACTGCAGGAATCTTCAGCTCGCCACAAGATCATCATTCTTCTGAGTGATGGGAAGGCCTCCGATTATGATCAGTACGAAGGCAGATATGGCATGGAGGATATTAAGCAAGCTTTGCGCGAGGCTCAGCAACAGAAAGTCCAAGTCAAATGCCTTGCCATAGACGAGAAGGCCAAGTTCTATCTGCCACAAATGTTTGGCGCTGCGAATATTCAGATTTTACCTAATCCGCATAAACTGCCCGAGGCCTTGACGAGCTTGCTGTTGCCGCTACTATAA